One window from the genome of Rhodopseudomonas sp. P2A-2r encodes:
- a CDS encoding hemolysin family protein, whose amino-acid sequence MNSTVSNLLIAFFLLAANAFYVAAEFALVSSRGFRVKAMAEQNRFGARLLQQMMSNVEAYLACCQLGITMASLGLGWVGEPTVAALLKPLLDPLGLSESALHFTSFLTGFLVFSSLHIVIGEQVPKTLAIRQPEPVSQWIAYPLYVSYVLFWPLNWLLNNASRTVLRLLGVQETSQHEILTGREIEGLVGESAEHGKMESGEAEYIQNVFRFGDLAVSDVMVHRTAMVTLNADLPSEELVRDVLATEYTRIPLWREKSENIIGVLHAKDLLRAIRAADGDTSKIDVASIALPPWFVPEMRPLSDQLKAFRRRKTHFALVVDEYGEVEGMVTLEDILEEIVGDISDEHDVVVAGVRAQPDGSVVVDGSVPIRDLNRAMDWHLPDEEATTVAGLVIHEARSIPERGQSFTFHGFRFRVLRRERNRITALRIGPVPTEPEPEQKKPRAGTAF is encoded by the coding sequence ATGAACTCGACTGTTTCCAACCTGCTGATCGCCTTTTTCCTGCTGGCGGCGAATGCCTTCTATGTCGCGGCCGAATTCGCGCTGGTGTCGAGCCGTGGCTTTCGCGTCAAGGCGATGGCCGAGCAGAACCGCTTCGGCGCGCGGCTGCTGCAGCAGATGATGAGCAACGTCGAGGCCTACCTCGCCTGCTGCCAGCTCGGCATCACCATGGCTTCGCTCGGGCTCGGCTGGGTCGGCGAGCCCACCGTCGCCGCTTTGCTGAAGCCGCTGCTCGATCCACTGGGCCTGTCGGAGTCGGCACTGCACTTCACCTCGTTCCTGACCGGCTTTCTGGTCTTCTCGTCGCTGCATATCGTGATCGGCGAACAGGTGCCGAAGACGCTGGCGATCCGCCAGCCGGAGCCGGTGTCGCAGTGGATCGCCTATCCGCTCTACGTCTCCTACGTGCTGTTCTGGCCCTTGAACTGGCTGCTCAACAACGCGTCGCGCACGGTGCTGCGGCTGCTCGGCGTGCAGGAAACCTCGCAGCACGAGATTCTCACGGGCCGCGAGATCGAGGGGCTGGTGGGCGAATCCGCCGAGCACGGCAAGATGGAAAGCGGCGAGGCCGAATATATCCAGAACGTGTTCCGGTTCGGCGACCTCGCAGTGTCGGACGTGATGGTCCATCGCACCGCGATGGTGACGCTGAACGCCGACCTGCCGTCGGAGGAACTGGTGCGCGATGTGCTGGCCACCGAATACACCCGGATTCCGCTGTGGCGGGAGAAGTCGGAAAACATCATCGGCGTGCTGCACGCCAAGGACCTGCTGCGCGCGATCCGCGCAGCCGACGGCGATACGTCGAAGATCGACGTCGCTTCCATCGCGCTGCCGCCATGGTTCGTGCCGGAGATGCGGCCGCTGTCGGATCAGCTCAAGGCGTTCCGCCGCCGCAAGACCCACTTCGCGCTGGTGGTGGATGAGTATGGCGAAGTCGAAGGCATGGTGACGCTGGAAGATATCCTGGAGGAGATCGTCGGCGACATCTCGGACGAACACGACGTGGTGGTGGCCGGCGTCCGTGCCCAGCCCGATGGCTCCGTGGTGGTGGACGGTTCGGTGCCGATCCGCGACCTCAACCGCGCCATGGACTGGCATCTGCCGGACGAGGAGGCCACCACGGTGGCCGGCCTGGTGATCCACGAGGCGCGTTCGATCCCCGAACGCGGCCAGAGTTTTACCTTCCATGGCTTCAGGTTTCGCGTCCTGCGCCGCGAGCGCAACCGCATCACCGCGTTGCGCATCGGCCCGGTGCCGACGGAGCCCGAGCCGGAACAGAAGAAGCCGAGGGCGGGAACCGCCTTCTAG
- the aroB gene encoding 3-dehydroquinate synthase, which produces MTAPLKHSDPITVEVALGDRTYDIIIGRDVLPSLGARIKALRPGVRTAIVTDRAVAKHWLKATEASLAEAGIPTSSFVVEEGEGSKSYAGLEKVSEALIAAKIERNDLVIALGGGVVGDLAGFAAAILRRGVDFVQVPTSLLAQVDSSVGGKTGINSPAGKNLLGAFHQPVLVVADTAVLDTLSPRQFRSGYAEVAKYGVLGDEAFFAWLEANHADIVRGGAAREHAIATSCRAKAGVVARDERENGERALLNLGHTFGHALEAVTGFSDRLFHGEGVAVGMVLAAQLSAQLGMIAESDAQRVQRHLVEVGLPTRLQDIAGFTQEGLADADRLMALMAQDKKVKRGKLTFILLQAVGQAVIAGDVEPAVVRDFLQTKLAG; this is translated from the coding sequence ATGACCGCGCCTTTGAAACATTCCGATCCGATCACTGTCGAGGTCGCGCTCGGTGATCGTACCTATGACATCATCATCGGCCGCGACGTGCTGCCGTCGCTGGGCGCGCGCATCAAGGCGCTGCGGCCCGGCGTGCGCACCGCCATCGTCACCGACCGCGCCGTGGCGAAGCACTGGCTGAAGGCGACCGAGGCATCGCTGGCCGAGGCCGGCATCCCGACCTCCAGCTTCGTGGTCGAGGAGGGCGAGGGCTCCAAGAGCTATGCTGGTCTGGAAAAGGTCTCTGAGGCGCTGATCGCCGCAAAGATCGAGCGCAACGATCTGGTCATCGCGCTGGGCGGCGGCGTGGTCGGCGATCTCGCCGGCTTTGCCGCGGCGATCCTGCGCCGGGGCGTCGATTTCGTGCAGGTGCCGACCTCGCTGCTGGCCCAGGTGGATTCCTCGGTCGGCGGCAAGACAGGCATCAATTCGCCGGCCGGCAAGAACCTGCTCGGCGCCTTCCACCAGCCGGTACTTGTGGTCGCCGACACCGCGGTGCTCGACACGCTGTCGCCGCGCCAGTTCCGCTCCGGTTACGCCGAGGTCGCCAAATACGGCGTGCTCGGGGACGAGGCCTTCTTCGCCTGGCTGGAAGCCAACCATGCCGACATCGTGCGCGGCGGTGCCGCTCGCGAACACGCCATCGCCACCTCATGCCGCGCCAAGGCCGGCGTGGTGGCGCGCGACGAGCGCGAGAACGGCGAGCGGGCGCTGCTCAATCTGGGCCACACCTTCGGCCACGCGCTGGAGGCGGTGACCGGCTTCTCCGATCGCCTGTTCCACGGCGAAGGCGTTGCGGTCGGCATGGTGCTGGCGGCGCAATTGTCGGCGCAACTCGGCATGATCGCAGAGAGCGACGCGCAGCGCGTGCAGCGTCATCTCGTCGAGGTCGGTCTGCCGACGCGGCTGCAGGACATTGCCGGTTTCACCCAGGAAGGCCTGGCCGACGCCGATCGGCTGATGGCGCTGATGGCGCAGGACAAGAAGGTCAAGCGCGGCAAGCTCACCTTCATCCTGCTGCAGGCGGTGGGGCAGGCGGTGATCGCCGGCGACGTCGAGCCCGCCGTCGTCCGCGACTTCCTTCAGACAAAACTGGCCGGATGA
- a CDS encoding shikimate kinase, translating into MSQTTTTTQPAGASTSQEADIVAALGRRSVVLVGMMGAGKSTVGRRLASRLRLPFIDADTEIEAAAGMSIPDIFETHGEPHFRDGEARVIARLLESGPQILATGGGAFMREDTRARIRDKAISMWLKADADVILRRVRRRTGRPLLQTADPAATIGRLIELRHPVYEAAEITIASRDVPHEKVVDECIAALHDHLLHANIAAGVITGPSEPLSRTS; encoded by the coding sequence ATGTCGCAGACCACCACCACCACCCAGCCAGCCGGCGCCAGCACATCCCAGGAGGCCGACATCGTCGCCGCCCTGGGACGGCGTTCGGTCGTGCTGGTCGGGATGATGGGCGCCGGCAAGTCCACGGTGGGGCGGCGGCTCGCCAGCCGGCTGCGGCTGCCTTTCATCGATGCCGATACCGAGATCGAGGCCGCTGCCGGCATGTCGATCCCGGATATTTTCGAGACCCACGGCGAGCCGCATTTCCGCGACGGCGAGGCCCGGGTGATCGCCCGCCTGCTTGAGAGCGGGCCGCAGATCCTGGCCACCGGCGGCGGTGCCTTCATGCGCGAGGACACCCGCGCCCGGATCCGCGACAAAGCCATCTCCATGTGGCTGAAGGCCGACGCCGACGTGATCCTGCGCCGGGTCCGCCGCCGCACCGGCCGCCCGTTGCTGCAGACCGCCGATCCCGCCGCGACCATCGGGCGCCTGATCGAGCTGCGCCATCCGGTCTATGAGGCCGCCGAAATCACCATCGCCTCGCGCGACGTGCCGCACGAAAAGGTCGTCGACGAATGCATCGCGGCGCTGCACGACCATCTGTTGCACGCCAATATCGCGGCCGGCGTCATCACCGGGCCAAGCGAGCCCCTGAGCAGGACATCATGA
- a CDS encoding histidine kinase, giving the protein MPSLFRFLTVVAVIGGIGYAAIYALANFVTPKPREMTVTIQPDKFLKK; this is encoded by the coding sequence ATGCCCAGCCTGTTCCGCTTTCTGACGGTCGTCGCGGTGATCGGCGGCATCGGCTATGCGGCGATCTACGCGCTGGCCAATTTCGTCACGCCGAAGCCGCGGGAAATGACCGTGACCATCCAGCCGGACAAGTTTCTCAAGAAATAG
- a CDS encoding TetR/AcrR family transcriptional regulator, with product MTERDAKSDHILDAALPVFVRHGFRKASMADIARAAGISRASLYLSFSSKEEVFRAGSTRAHARTMQDVAAVLAGPGDVFERLEAAVAAFHRGLIAPFAGSADAVELFDVNMALARDITLAARERLVALLAQALADAHRAGVIAPDPLQARPADIAGVIVAAMDGIKHAPGDGGQREDHMRLFMRLLRAAIS from the coding sequence ATGACTGAACGCGATGCCAAATCCGACCACATCCTCGACGCGGCCCTCCCGGTGTTTGTTCGCCATGGCTTCCGCAAGGCCTCGATGGCGGACATTGCGCGCGCCGCGGGGATTTCGCGGGCGTCGCTCTATCTCAGCTTCAGCAGCAAGGAGGAGGTGTTCCGCGCCGGATCGACGCGCGCCCACGCCCGGACGATGCAGGACGTCGCGGCGGTGCTGGCGGGCCCCGGCGACGTGTTCGAGCGGCTCGAAGCTGCCGTCGCTGCGTTCCACCGCGGCCTGATCGCGCCGTTTGCCGGCAGCGCCGATGCGGTCGAGCTGTTCGACGTCAACATGGCGCTGGCCAGGGACATCACGCTGGCGGCTCGCGAAAGGCTGGTCGCTTTGCTGGCACAGGCGCTGGCCGATGCGCATCGTGCCGGTGTGATCGCCCCGGATCCGCTGCAGGCGCGGCCCGCCGATATTGCGGGCGTCATTGTCGCTGCGATGGACGGGATCAAGCACGCGCCCGGCGATGGCGGCCAACGCGAAGACCACATGCGGCTCTTCATGCGCCTGCTGCGCGCCGCTATTTCTTGA
- a CDS encoding SDR family oxidoreductase, with amino-acid sequence MTELSTVLVTGIGGFLGGHIARQLLAGGYAVRGSLRRLGDADRIAQQICATPAARRRLRFIEADLRADAGWDEAAAGCRYVIHTASPFPAGIPADENELIGPARDGALRVLRAAQRAAVTRVVLTSSIAATNHGSGVAPFTENEWTDTAGKRATPYYKSKTLAERAAWAFAGETGLDLAVINPGIIFGPLLGPEFGTSVGLIQQMMNGGLKRVPRFGVAVVDVRDAADVHIRAMTHPEASGQRFIAAGEFLWMRDMAAVLAEAFPERAALLPSGDVPNWMIRIMAPFSARSRMIVNELDLDLSVSAAKAQRLLGWQPRPAREAIRATAQSLIDHGLVAAA; translated from the coding sequence ATGACAGAGCTTTCCACGGTCCTGGTGACCGGGATCGGCGGATTTCTCGGCGGCCATATCGCCCGGCAATTGCTGGCGGGAGGCTACGCTGTGCGCGGCAGCCTTCGCCGCCTCGGCGATGCCGACCGCATCGCGCAACAGATTTGCGCGACGCCGGCCGCCCGCCGCAGGCTCCGCTTCATCGAAGCCGACCTGCGCGCCGACGCCGGATGGGACGAAGCGGCTGCCGGCTGCCGCTACGTGATCCACACCGCCTCACCTTTTCCGGCCGGGATACCAGCAGACGAGAACGAGCTGATCGGCCCGGCGCGCGATGGCGCGTTGCGGGTGCTGCGCGCGGCGCAGCGCGCCGCCGTGACGCGGGTGGTGCTGACCTCGTCGATCGCCGCCACCAATCACGGCAGCGGCGTGGCGCCCTTTACGGAAAATGAATGGACCGATACGGCCGGCAAGCGCGCCACGCCTTACTACAAATCGAAGACGCTGGCGGAGCGCGCGGCCTGGGCCTTTGCCGGGGAAACCGGACTCGACCTCGCGGTGATCAACCCCGGCATCATCTTCGGCCCGCTGCTGGGGCCGGAGTTCGGCACCTCGGTGGGGCTGATCCAGCAAATGATGAACGGCGGACTGAAGCGAGTGCCGCGCTTCGGCGTTGCGGTCGTCGATGTGCGCGACGCGGCCGATGTCCATATCCGCGCGATGACGCATCCGGAGGCGTCCGGCCAGCGCTTCATCGCCGCCGGCGAGTTTCTGTGGATGCGCGACATGGCGGCAGTGCTCGCCGAGGCTTTTCCCGAGCGGGCTGCCCTGTTGCCGTCGGGCGACGTGCCGAACTGGATGATCCGGATAATGGCGCCGTTCAGCGCGCGGTCGCGCATGATCGTGAACGAGCTCGACCTCGACCTCAGCGTCAGCGCCGCCAAGGCGCAACGATTGCTGGGATGGCAGCCGCGGCCGGCCCGCGAAGCCATTCGCGCCACCGCCCAGAGCCTGATCGATCACGGCCTCGTCGCGGCCGCCTGA
- a CDS encoding nuclear transport factor 2 family protein, giving the protein MTSSLAEPTSPQAEQLRDIERTRLRALVGADMAVAEPLHAADFQLITPIGAALSKAEYLGAVAGGHINYLVWEPGNIAVRLQQTSAVIRYRARLEVVFGGHHVPAGDYWHTDAYERRDGHWMVVWSQATSIVPRA; this is encoded by the coding sequence GTGACCTCATCCCTCGCCGAACCGACCTCCCCGCAAGCCGAGCAGCTTCGCGACATCGAACGCACCCGGCTGCGCGCGCTGGTCGGCGCCGACATGGCCGTGGCCGAACCGCTGCACGCGGCGGACTTCCAGTTGATCACGCCGATCGGCGCGGCCTTGTCGAAGGCCGAATATCTCGGCGCGGTGGCCGGCGGACACATCAACTATCTGGTGTGGGAGCCCGGTAACATCGCCGTACGTCTGCAACAAACCAGCGCGGTGATTCGCTATCGCGCGCGTCTCGAAGTGGTGTTCGGCGGCCACCATGTGCCGGCCGGCGACTACTGGCACACCGACGCCTACGAGCGGCGCGACGGGCACTGGATGGTGGTGTGGTCGCAGGCGACGTCGATCGTGCCGCGCGCCTGA
- the xerD gene encoding site-specific tyrosine recombinase XerD translates to MSTGKTSDGKLSALFLDMLAAEQGAGENTLDAYRRDLEDFSEFAAHAKSGFLAADTQMLRDYLEDLDGRGFKSTTVARRLSALRHLFRFLLSERIRNDDPAAILSGPKRGRSLPKVLSIADVDAMLTRAKTLATAAYAAAPQRLRAARLYCLLEVLYATGLRVSELVSLPLTAARRDARMIVVRGKGNKERLVPLNETAKQAMADYLAAMDAAQREQPKKSAASKWLFPSFGESGHLTRQHFARDLKELAAASGLSPRLVSPHVLRHAFASHLLHNGADLRIVQTLLGHTDISTTQIYTHVVEERLKSLVRDLHPLAEKG, encoded by the coding sequence ATGAGCACTGGCAAAACTTCCGACGGCAAACTCTCCGCCCTGTTCCTCGACATGCTGGCTGCCGAACAGGGCGCCGGCGAGAACACGCTGGATGCCTACCGCCGCGATCTCGAGGATTTTTCCGAGTTTGCCGCCCACGCCAAATCAGGGTTCCTAGCTGCCGACACGCAGATGCTGCGCGACTACCTCGAGGATCTCGACGGTCGCGGCTTCAAGTCGACCACTGTAGCCCGGCGGCTGTCAGCGCTGCGCCACCTGTTCCGCTTCCTGCTCAGCGAGCGCATTCGCAACGATGATCCGGCGGCGATCCTGTCCGGCCCCAAGCGCGGCCGCAGCCTGCCCAAGGTTCTGTCGATCGCCGATGTGGACGCCATGCTGACCCGCGCCAAGACGCTGGCCACAGCAGCGTACGCCGCAGCGCCGCAGCGCCTGCGCGCGGCGCGGCTGTATTGCCTGCTGGAGGTCCTGTACGCGACCGGGCTGCGGGTTTCCGAACTGGTGTCGCTGCCGCTGACCGCAGCGCGCCGCGACGCCCGCATGATCGTGGTGCGCGGCAAGGGCAACAAGGAGCGGCTGGTGCCGCTCAACGAGACCGCCAAGCAGGCGATGGCGGACTACCTCGCGGCCATGGATGCCGCGCAACGCGAACAGCCGAAGAAATCTGCGGCGTCCAAATGGCTGTTCCCGTCGTTCGGCGAAAGCGGCCACCTGACGCGGCAACATTTTGCCCGCGATCTCAAGGAACTCGCCGCCGCCTCCGGGCTGTCGCCGCGACTTGTCAGCCCGCACGTGCTGCGCCACGCCTTCGCCAGCCATCTGCTGCACAACGGCGCGGATCTCCGCATCGTCCAGACGCTGCTCGGGCATACCGACATCTCCACCACCCAGATCTACACCCATGTGGTGGAAGAGCGCCTCAAGAGCCTGGTGCGCGACCTGCACCCGTTGGCCGAGAAGGGCTGA
- a CDS encoding PadR family transcriptional regulator has translation MFDGSELRLVLLKLIADKPRHGYDLIRAIEERTSGAYAPSPGIVYPTLTLLSDMALISEQLTEGARKQFAVTPEGTAHLADHAAEVAAMFARLDALAAMRDRTDSVPVRRAMHNLKSVLMHRLGEGLDRDRLLQAVALIDEAAQKSSGSDGYRSTSSDRPRAARIASPHADGAIHRATVAAHASCELRVAGTARFRQRLA, from the coding sequence ATGTTCGACGGCAGCGAGTTGCGGCTCGTGCTGCTCAAGCTGATCGCCGACAAGCCGCGCCACGGCTACGACCTGATCCGGGCCATCGAGGAGCGCACCAGCGGCGCCTATGCGCCGAGCCCCGGCATCGTCTATCCCACCCTGACCCTGCTCAGCGACATGGCGTTGATCAGCGAGCAACTCACCGAAGGCGCGCGCAAGCAGTTCGCCGTCACGCCGGAGGGCACCGCGCATCTGGCCGACCACGCCGCCGAGGTGGCAGCGATGTTCGCCCGGCTCGACGCTCTCGCCGCCATGCGCGACCGCACCGACTCCGTGCCGGTCCGCCGCGCCATGCACAACCTGAAGAGCGTGCTGATGCACCGGCTCGGCGAGGGACTGGACCGCGACAGGCTGCTGCAGGCGGTGGCATTGATCGACGAAGCCGCGCAAAAATCGAGCGGCTCTGATGGATATCGATCAACGTCATCAGACCGTCCGCGTGCGGCACGAATTGCGTCGCCGCACGCTGACGGTGCAATCCATCGCGCAACTGTCGCCGCACATGCTTCGTGTGAACTTCGCGTCGCCGGAACTGCACGATTTCGTCAGCGCCTCGCATGA